The following are encoded together in the Xanthobacter autotrophicus Py2 genome:
- a CDS encoding branched-chain amino acid aminotransferase (TIGRFAM: branched-chain amino acid aminotransferase~PFAM: aminotransferase class IV~KEGG: branched-chain amino acid aminotransferase): protein MSAQGVPFDQRDGWIWYDGVFVPWADAKLHVLSHGLHYGSTVFEGERAYGGTIFKSAEHSERLRLSAEMLDFTIPYTIGEIDAAKKATLEKNNLVDAYIRPVAWRGSEMMGVAAQKNTIHLAIGVWEWPSYFDPEQRQKGLRLDLSEWRRPDPATIPCKAKAAGLYMICTISKHRAERRGFADALMLDYRGYVAECTGANVFFVKDGVIHTPTPDCFLDGLTRRTVIDIARRHGMEVVERHIKPEELSSFTECFITGTAAEVTPVGSIADWHFAPSGITHQLMDSYTAEVRPKQQAA from the coding sequence ATGAGCGCGCAGGGTGTCCCCTTCGACCAACGTGACGGCTGGATCTGGTACGACGGCGTGTTCGTGCCGTGGGCCGACGCCAAGCTGCACGTGCTGTCCCATGGCCTGCACTACGGCAGCACCGTGTTCGAGGGCGAGCGCGCCTACGGCGGCACGATCTTCAAGAGCGCAGAGCATTCCGAGCGCCTGCGCCTGTCCGCCGAGATGCTGGACTTCACCATCCCCTACACCATCGGCGAGATCGACGCGGCCAAGAAGGCGACGCTCGAGAAGAACAATCTCGTGGATGCCTATATCCGCCCCGTCGCCTGGCGTGGCAGCGAGATGATGGGCGTCGCCGCCCAGAAGAACACCATCCACCTCGCCATCGGCGTGTGGGAATGGCCGAGCTATTTCGATCCCGAGCAGCGCCAGAAGGGCCTCAGGCTCGACCTGTCGGAATGGCGCCGGCCCGATCCCGCCACCATCCCCTGCAAGGCGAAGGCTGCCGGTCTCTACATGATCTGCACCATCTCCAAGCACCGGGCCGAGCGCCGCGGCTTCGCCGACGCGCTGATGCTCGACTATCGCGGCTATGTGGCCGAGTGCACCGGCGCCAACGTCTTCTTTGTGAAGGACGGCGTCATCCACACGCCCACTCCGGACTGCTTCCTCGACGGCCTTACCCGCCGCACGGTGATCGACATCGCCCGCCGCCACGGCATGGAGGTGGTGGAGCGCCACATCAAGCCGGAGGAGCTGTCTTCCTTCACCGAATGCTTCATCACCGGCACCGCCGCCGAGGTGACCCCGGTGGGCTCCATCGCCGACTGGCACTTCGCTCCCTCGGGCATCACCCATCAGCTGATGGATTCCTACACCGCCGAGGTGCGCCCGAAGCAGCAGGCCGCCTGA
- a CDS encoding transcriptional regulator, MarR family (PFAM: regulatory protein MarR~KEGG: rpb:RPB_4174 transcriptional regulator, MarR family): protein MADINSLMDPAPAHAATAVEDGAAALPLVDFIELLFFAYRDFVGDPDQILAPIGFGRAHHRVVHFVNRHPGMRVTDLLDILRITKQSLGRVLRELVDEGFVESRAGSSDRRQRLLFPTAKGEALARQFVGLQSRRMATALEASGPDGREAVQRFLLAMIDPEDRAAVERLIERADRAARARPA from the coding sequence ATGGCTGACATAAATTCTCTCATGGACCCCGCACCTGCTCACGCTGCCACGGCGGTGGAGGATGGCGCGGCGGCCCTGCCGCTGGTGGATTTCATCGAGCTTTTGTTCTTCGCTTACAGGGACTTTGTCGGCGATCCGGACCAGATCCTGGCGCCCATCGGCTTCGGCCGGGCGCATCATCGCGTTGTCCATTTCGTGAACCGGCACCCCGGCATGCGGGTGACCGACCTGCTCGATATCCTGCGCATCACCAAGCAGAGCCTTGGCCGGGTGCTGCGCGAGCTGGTGGACGAAGGGTTCGTGGAAAGCCGGGCGGGGTCTTCCGACCGCCGCCAGCGGCTGCTGTTTCCCACTGCCAAGGGCGAGGCGCTGGCGCGCCAGTTCGTCGGCTTGCAGAGCCGGCGCATGGCCACGGCGCTGGAGGCGAGCGGGCCGGACGGCCGGGAGGCGGTGCAGCGCTTTCTTCTCGCCATGATCGACCCGGAGGATCGCGCCGCGGTGGAGCGCCTCATCGAACGCGCCGACCGTGCGGCACGGGCCCGGCCGGCGTGA
- a CDS encoding two component transcriptional regulator, winged helix family (PFAM: response regulator receiver; transcriptional regulator domain protein~KEGG: rpe:RPE_1425 two component transcriptional regulator, winged helix family), with protein sequence MSDAAAAPAPMPLADDAPHLLVVDDDNRIRTLLSRFLTEHGYRVTTAANAAEARGRLDGLAFDLLVLDVMMPGESGLDLARDLRRSSAVPILMLTARSETSDRITGLEAGVDDYLAKPFEPRELLLRIGSILKRALPPAQKAIESVRFGEFAFHLERGELTRNTEIVRITERERDMLRALAEAPGETVPRLALAGGGAASERAVDVQVNRLRRKLERDPANPVFLQTVRGIGYRLVVTP encoded by the coding sequence ATGTCTGATGCCGCTGCTGCGCCCGCCCCCATGCCCCTCGCCGACGACGCGCCGCATCTTCTTGTGGTGGACGACGACAACCGGATCCGCACCTTGCTGTCGCGCTTCCTCACCGAGCACGGCTACCGGGTGACCACCGCCGCCAATGCCGCCGAGGCGCGCGGGCGGCTGGACGGGCTCGCCTTCGACCTTTTGGTGCTCGACGTGATGATGCCGGGGGAGAGCGGGCTCGATCTTGCCCGCGACCTGCGGCGCTCGTCCGCCGTGCCGATCCTGATGCTCACCGCCCGCTCGGAGACCTCCGACCGCATCACCGGGCTGGAAGCGGGCGTGGACGATTATCTCGCCAAGCCTTTCGAGCCGCGCGAGCTGCTGCTGCGCATCGGCTCCATCCTGAAGCGGGCGCTGCCGCCGGCGCAGAAGGCCATCGAGAGCGTGCGCTTCGGCGAGTTCGCCTTCCACCTGGAGCGGGGCGAACTGACCCGCAACACCGAGATCGTGCGCATTACCGAGCGCGAGCGCGACATGCTGCGCGCGCTCGCGGAAGCGCCGGGCGAGACCGTGCCGCGCCTGGCGCTCGCCGGCGGCGGGGCGGCGAGCGAGCGAGCGGTGGACGTGCAGGTGAACCGCCTGCGCCGCAAGCTGGAGCGGGACCCGGCCAATCCGGTTTTCCTGCAGACGGTGCGTGGCATCGGCTATCGCCTGGTGGTGACGCCTTGA
- a CDS encoding integral membrane sensor signal transduction histidine kinase (PFAM: ATP-binding region ATPase domain protein; histidine kinase HAMP region domain protein; histidine kinase A domain protein~KEGG: rpa:RPA4367 sensor histidine kinase), translated as MAESGPSGLRLLGGWLRDANTRFAAWFNRVTPKGLYPRSLLIIVTPMVILQSVVAFVFMERHYNTVTRRLSAAVSQDISAVVALYDLLPKDRDFTELRRVAWRNLALNVTVLPPDPLPPPGPKPFFSVLDSSLSREIGRRIQQPVWIDTVGRSNLIEVRIKMDDAVLRIFAPRNAAYASNSHIFILWMVGTSLVLLTVAILFLRNQIRPIENLADAAEAFGKGRDVENFRPRGAREVRRAAIAFLEMKRRIERQIEQRTTMLAGVSHDMRTILTRFKLELAFLGEGPETEALKKDVDELQGMLEAYLAFARGDPGEQAVLTDMAALVEDLRLNAERDGAIAEASFMGPPLVEVKGDQLKRCVGNLVNNAVRHASRVAITGTRDARWLMVSVDDDGPGIPEEKREEVFRPFLRLDDARNQDDGGSGLGLSIARDIARAHGGEVILADSPMGGLRATVRIPV; from the coding sequence GTGGCCGAAAGCGGGCCGTCGGGACTGCGCCTGCTCGGCGGCTGGCTGAGGGACGCCAACACGCGCTTTGCCGCCTGGTTCAACCGGGTGACACCAAAGGGGCTTTATCCGCGCTCGCTGCTGATCATCGTCACCCCCATGGTGATCCTGCAGTCGGTGGTGGCCTTCGTCTTCATGGAGCGCCACTACAATACCGTCACGCGCCGCCTGTCCGCAGCTGTCAGCCAGGATATCTCGGCGGTGGTGGCGCTCTACGACCTTTTGCCCAAGGACCGGGACTTCACCGAGCTGCGCCGCGTCGCCTGGCGCAACCTTGCCCTCAACGTCACCGTGCTGCCGCCGGACCCGCTGCCGCCGCCGGGGCCCAAGCCCTTCTTTTCGGTGCTCGACAGTTCCCTGTCGCGGGAGATCGGCCGCCGTATCCAGCAGCCGGTGTGGATCGACACGGTGGGGCGCTCCAACCTCATCGAGGTGCGCATCAAGATGGACGACGCGGTTTTGCGCATCTTCGCCCCGCGCAACGCCGCCTATGCCTCCAACTCGCACATCTTCATCCTGTGGATGGTGGGGACATCTCTGGTTTTGTTGACGGTGGCCATCCTGTTCCTGCGCAACCAGATCCGCCCCATCGAGAACCTGGCCGATGCCGCCGAGGCCTTCGGCAAGGGGCGGGACGTGGAGAATTTCCGCCCGCGCGGCGCCCGCGAGGTGCGGCGCGCGGCCATCGCCTTCCTGGAGATGAAGCGGCGCATCGAGCGGCAGATCGAGCAGCGCACCACCATGCTCGCCGGCGTTTCCCACGACATGCGCACCATCCTCACCCGCTTCAAGCTGGAGCTGGCCTTCCTGGGGGAGGGGCCGGAGACCGAGGCGCTGAAGAAGGACGTGGACGAGCTCCAGGGCATGCTGGAGGCCTATCTCGCCTTCGCCCGCGGCGATCCCGGCGAGCAGGCCGTGCTCACCGACATGGCGGCGCTGGTGGAGGACCTGCGCCTCAATGCCGAACGCGACGGCGCCATCGCCGAAGCCAGCTTCATGGGCCCGCCTCTGGTGGAGGTGAAGGGAGACCAGCTCAAGCGCTGCGTGGGCAATCTCGTGAACAATGCGGTGCGCCACGCCTCCCGCGTCGCCATCACCGGCACCCGCGACGCCCGCTGGCTGATGGTGAGCGTGGACGACGACGGGCCGGGTATTCCGGAGGAGAAGCGCGAGGAGGTGTTCCGCCCCTTCCTGCGGCTCGATGATGCGCGCAATCAGGATGACGGCGGCTCGGGCCTCGGCCTCTCCATCGCCCGCGACATCGCCCGCGCCCATGGCGGGGAGGTGATCCTCGCCGACAGTCCCATGGGCGGGCTGCGGGCCACTGTGCGCATCCCGGTGTGA
- a CDS encoding tRNA nucleotidyltransferase/poly(A) polymerase family protein (KEGG: mca:MCA2306 tRNA nucleotidyltransferase/poly(A) polymerase family protein), translating to MGLPSRRGWWSYSRMDETPPFRIEDMIETHPGLALLRLAALIAESSPKDARADEDTLDLMFEQMEVGALDALDPVRMWAELERGLMAPAPAAMVKALRECGVLEIVLPEVASLFGVPHITDTADEIDLGVLILNSLTEAARRNAPLEVRFALLVMHAGKSDSPREHLPVHYRHMERGLPRIHAICDRFALPDVCRDLALLALQECERVGRVSPIRAGPVAAMLERTGAFRDPDLFAKLLLVSTCDYFGYGDKEGDTHPKVDLLLAARTACAAVDGEGLEGDELATARAQAIALAFRSERWAEA from the coding sequence ATGGGCTTGCCATCGCGCCGGGGGTGGTGGTCCTATTCCCGGATGGACGAGACGCCCCCCTTCCGCATCGAGGACATGATCGAGACCCATCCCGGTCTCGCGCTGCTGCGCCTCGCCGCCCTTATCGCCGAGAGCAGCCCGAAGGACGCGCGCGCTGACGAGGACACCCTCGACCTCATGTTCGAGCAGATGGAGGTGGGCGCGCTCGACGCTCTCGACCCCGTCCGCATGTGGGCGGAGCTGGAGCGCGGGCTGATGGCCCCGGCCCCCGCCGCCATGGTGAAGGCCCTGCGTGAATGCGGGGTGCTGGAGATCGTGCTGCCGGAGGTGGCCTCCCTGTTCGGCGTGCCGCACATCACCGATACGGCGGACGAGATCGACCTCGGCGTGCTGATCCTCAATTCCCTCACCGAGGCGGCCCGGCGCAACGCGCCGCTGGAGGTGCGGTTCGCGCTTCTGGTGATGCATGCGGGCAAGTCGGATTCCCCGCGCGAGCACCTGCCGGTGCATTACCGCCACATGGAGCGCGGCCTGCCCCGCATCCACGCCATCTGCGACCGCTTCGCCCTGCCGGACGTGTGCCGGGACCTCGCTTTGCTGGCGCTTCAGGAGTGCGAGCGGGTAGGGCGCGTGTCGCCCATCCGCGCCGGCCCGGTGGCGGCCATGCTGGAGCGCACCGGCGCCTTCCGCGATCCGGACCTGTTCGCCAAGCTGTTGCTGGTCTCCACCTGCGACTACTTCGGCTACGGCGACAAGGAAGGCGACACCCACCCCAAGGTCGACCTCCTGCTCGCCGCCCGCACCGCCTGCGCCGCGGTGGACGGCGAGGGGCTTGAGGGCGACGAGTTGGCCACCGCGCGGGCGCAGGCGATTGCGCTGGCGTTCCGGTCGGAGCGGTGGGCGGAGGCTTGA
- a CDS encoding SpoVT/AbrB domain protein (PFAM: SpoVT/AbrB domain protein~KEGG: gur:Gura_3174 transcriptional regulator, AbrB family), with the protein MRITSKGQVTIPADIRAKAGLLPDTEVEFHFDGTVVTLRAAQGRKEGRGARLVRQLRGRGDVALSTDAIMALTRED; encoded by the coding sequence ATGCGCATCACATCCAAAGGGCAGGTGACCATTCCCGCGGACATCCGCGCGAAGGCCGGCCTCCTGCCCGATACCGAGGTGGAGTTCCACTTCGACGGCACGGTGGTCACCCTGCGCGCGGCCCAAGGCCGCAAGGAAGGCCGGGGTGCCCGCCTCGTGCGTCAGCTGCGCGGGCGGGGGGATGTGGCGCTCTCCACCGATGCCATCATGGCATTGACCCGCGAAGACTGA
- a CDS encoding PilT protein domain protein (PFAM: PilT protein domain protein~KEGG: atc:AGR_L_3577 hypothetical protein) → MGTVFIDSNILLDVLTEDPQWFSWSSAALAEAADRHRLVINAVVYAEVSVRFSRIEDLEAALPAQLIEREPIPFEAAFLAGKCFRAYRQRGGARTSPLPDFFIGAHAAVAGYDLLTRDAGRYGTYFPKVRVIGPG, encoded by the coding sequence ATGGGCACCGTCTTCATCGACAGCAACATCCTGCTCGACGTGCTCACCGAGGACCCGCAGTGGTTCTCCTGGTCCAGCGCCGCGCTGGCCGAGGCGGCGGACCGGCACCGCCTCGTCATCAATGCGGTGGTCTATGCGGAAGTCTCGGTGCGCTTCTCGCGTATCGAGGATCTGGAAGCTGCTTTGCCGGCGCAGCTGATCGAGCGCGAGCCCATTCCCTTTGAGGCGGCGTTCCTCGCGGGCAAATGCTTCCGCGCCTACCGCCAGCGTGGTGGCGCCCGCACCTCGCCGCTCCCCGACTTCTTCATAGGCGCCCATGCTGCAGTCGCCGGCTACGACCTCCTGACCCGCGATGCGGGGCGCTACGGGACGTATTTTCCGAAGGTGAGGGTGATCGGGCCGGGGTGA
- a CDS encoding conserved hypothetical protein (KEGG: pnu:Pnuc_1164 hypothetical protein), whose amino-acid sequence MPSDLPAAPDATDAAGRALAAIDSRAPLLMVLGGAGTGKTTFLHALRKTPRGRQVFLAPTGVAALQAGGQTIHSFFGIPPRLLNPDEVKPRVQVRRLLKKLDRVVIDEVSMVRADLMDAIDISLRIARDTSEPFGGVQMVLVGDFLQLPPVVPMAEQEMLGRMGYEGPFAFNAKALADREPVGVPFTHVHRQTDRAFIAMLDAIRRGRGAREAAEALNEACVRPHRDGALPVLLTPTNARADAYNARGLATLSDAGREFSGLLKGEFGLEGDRLPVAERLVLKRGARVMALRNDPARRWVNGSVGTVVGLGETSAMVKLDAGPVVEIESFTWERIRYGWDEPGGRIEAQVVGTYTQLPLAPAWALTMHKAQGLTLEDVRIDFGDGAFAPGQAYVALSRARSLEGLSLVRPIRGQDVRVDRRVVGFMERFEG is encoded by the coding sequence TTGCCGAGCGATTTGCCGGCCGCGCCCGACGCGACGGATGCGGCCGGCCGGGCGCTCGCCGCCATCGACAGCCGCGCCCCGCTCCTCATGGTGCTGGGCGGCGCCGGCACCGGCAAGACCACCTTCCTGCACGCCTTGCGCAAGACCCCGCGCGGGCGGCAGGTGTTCCTCGCCCCCACCGGCGTCGCGGCGCTCCAGGCCGGCGGGCAGACCATCCATTCCTTCTTCGGCATCCCGCCGCGCCTGCTCAACCCCGACGAGGTGAAGCCGCGGGTGCAGGTGCGCCGCCTGCTCAAGAAACTCGACCGGGTGGTGATCGACGAAGTGTCCATGGTCCGCGCCGACCTCATGGACGCCATCGACATTTCGCTGCGCATCGCCCGCGACACCTCCGAGCCGTTCGGCGGGGTGCAGATGGTGCTGGTGGGCGATTTCCTGCAACTGCCCCCGGTGGTGCCCATGGCCGAGCAGGAGATGCTGGGCCGGATGGGCTATGAGGGCCCCTTCGCCTTCAATGCCAAGGCCCTGGCCGACCGCGAGCCGGTCGGCGTGCCGTTCACCCATGTGCACAGGCAGACCGACCGCGCCTTTATCGCCATGCTGGACGCCATCCGGCGCGGGCGCGGCGCGCGGGAGGCGGCGGAGGCGCTGAACGAAGCCTGCGTGCGACCCCATCGCGACGGCGCCCTGCCGGTGCTGCTCACCCCCACCAACGCCCGCGCCGACGCCTACAACGCCCGTGGCCTTGCCACCCTGTCCGACGCCGGCCGCGAATTCTCCGGCCTTTTGAAGGGCGAGTTCGGGCTGGAGGGCGACCGCCTGCCGGTGGCGGAGCGGCTGGTGCTGAAGCGCGGCGCGCGGGTGATGGCCCTGCGCAACGATCCGGCCCGGCGCTGGGTCAACGGCTCAGTGGGCACGGTGGTGGGGCTGGGCGAGACCTCCGCCATGGTGAAGCTGGATGCCGGGCCGGTGGTGGAGATCGAATCCTTCACCTGGGAGCGCATCCGCTACGGCTGGGACGAGCCGGGGGGCCGCATCGAGGCGCAGGTGGTGGGCACCTACACCCAGCTGCCGCTGGCCCCCGCCTGGGCGCTGACCATGCACAAGGCGCAGGGCCTGACGCTGGAAGACGTGCGCATCGATTTCGGCGACGGCGCCTTCGCCCCGGGCCAGGCCTATGTGGCCCTCTCGCGGGCGCGGTCTCTGGAAGGGCTCTCGCTGGTGCGACCGATCCGCGGGCAGGATGTGCGCGTGGACCGCCGCGTGGTGGGGTTTATGGAGCGGTTTGAGGGGTGA
- a CDS encoding PfkB domain protein (PFAM: PfkB domain protein~KEGG: bra:BRADO0031 putative PfkB family carbohydrate kinase; putative adenosine kinase), with protein sequence MTSSALDVLAIGNAIVDVLSRAEEDVLARHGMVKGGMALIDEARAEQVYAAMGPGTEASGGSAANTAAGIASLGGRAGFVGRVKADTLGTVFGHDIRAAGVAYATTAATDGPATARCLILVTPDGERTMNTYLGAAQHLTTADIHAGEVESAAVTYLEGYLWDPPPAKNAFLAAAQIAHGAGRKVALTLSDAFCVDRYRGEFVDLIRGGTVDLVFCNEGELKSLYETADFDAAIVALRRDAKEAVVTRSEKGASFVTSGAVVSVPAHPVAKVVDTTGAGDLFAAGFLTGYTRGLDPATSLRLGALAAGEIIGQMGARPQRPLLDLAREAGLLS encoded by the coding sequence GTGACCTCAAGCGCCCTCGACGTTCTCGCCATCGGCAACGCCATCGTCGATGTCCTCTCCCGCGCCGAGGAGGATGTCCTGGCCCGCCACGGCATGGTCAAGGGCGGCATGGCCCTCATCGACGAGGCGCGGGCGGAACAGGTCTACGCCGCCATGGGGCCGGGCACCGAAGCCTCAGGCGGCTCGGCGGCCAACACGGCGGCGGGCATCGCCTCCCTCGGCGGACGCGCCGGCTTCGTCGGCCGGGTGAAGGCGGACACGCTGGGCACCGTCTTTGGCCACGATATCCGCGCGGCCGGGGTCGCCTATGCCACGACGGCCGCCACCGACGGCCCCGCCACCGCGCGCTGCCTGATCCTGGTGACGCCGGACGGCGAGCGCACCATGAACACCTATCTCGGTGCCGCCCAGCACCTCACCACCGCCGACATCCACGCGGGCGAGGTGGAAAGCGCCGCCGTCACCTATCTGGAAGGCTATCTGTGGGACCCGCCGCCCGCCAAGAACGCCTTCCTCGCCGCCGCCCAGATCGCCCACGGCGCCGGGCGCAAGGTGGCCCTCACCCTTTCCGACGCCTTCTGCGTGGACCGCTATCGCGGTGAGTTCGTAGACCTGATCCGGGGCGGCACGGTCGACCTCGTCTTCTGCAACGAGGGCGAGCTGAAGTCGCTCTACGAGACCGCCGATTTCGATGCCGCCATCGTCGCCCTGCGCCGTGACGCGAAGGAAGCGGTGGTGACGCGCTCGGAGAAGGGCGCCTCCTTCGTCACCTCCGGCGCGGTGGTCAGCGTGCCGGCCCATCCGGTGGCAAAGGTGGTGGACACTACCGGCGCCGGCGACCTGTTCGCCGCCGGCTTCCTCACCGGCTATACGCGCGGGCTGGACCCGGCCACCTCGCTTCGCCTCGGCGCGCTGGCGGCGGGGGAGATCATCGGCCAGATGGGCGCACGGCCCCAGCGTCCCCTCCTCGACCTCGCCCGCGAGGCCGGCCTCCTGTCGTGA
- a CDS encoding phosphoglucosamine mutase (TIGRFAM: phosphoglucosamine mutase~PFAM: phosphoglucomutase/phosphomannomutase ; phosphoglucomutase/phosphomannomutase alpha/beta/alpha domain I; phosphoglucomutase/phosphomannomutase alpha/beta/alpha domain II; phosphoglucomutase/phosphomannomutase alpha/beta/alpha domain III~KEGG: rpb:RPB_1307 phosphoglucosamine mutase), which translates to MAGKPLWNQCSRQRGARGNMSRRYFGTDGVRGRANATLTADLALRVGMAAGLIFQRGEYRHRVVIGKDTRLSGYMIENALVAGFTSVGMDVLLLGPVPTPAVGMLTRSMRADLGVMISASHNPFDDNGIKLFGPDGFKLSDEVEREIEELIDEDIAKRLAKPAEIGRAKRLEGVHARYIEYAKRTLPRDQTFDGIRVVVDCANGAGYKVAPEALWELGADVVSIGVEPDGMNINRDVGSTSPAALSAKVREVRADIGIALDGDADRVIIVDEKGHVVDGDQLMAVVAESFKEDGRLARSGLVATVMSNLGLERHLAGEGISLARTAVGDRYVLERMRADGYNVGGEQSGHIILSDYSTTGDGLVAALQVLAVVARRGKPVSEVCHRFDPLPQILKNVRYASGRPLEDEKVKIVIADAERRLANHGRLLIRPSGTEPVIRVMGEGDDRDLVENVVDDVIDVLQKVAA; encoded by the coding sequence ATGGCAGGTAAACCCCTGTGGAATCAGTGCTCGCGCCAGCGTGGAGCAAGAGGGAACATGTCGCGCAGATATTTCGGAACGGACGGTGTGCGCGGGCGCGCCAACGCAACGCTGACGGCCGATCTGGCGCTTCGGGTCGGCATGGCGGCGGGGCTGATCTTCCAGCGGGGCGAATATCGCCACCGCGTGGTCATCGGCAAGGACACCCGCCTGTCCGGCTACATGATCGAGAATGCCCTGGTGGCCGGCTTCACTTCGGTGGGCATGGACGTGCTGCTGCTCGGCCCGGTGCCGACCCCGGCGGTGGGCATGCTCACCCGCTCCATGCGCGCCGACCTCGGCGTGATGATCTCCGCCTCGCATAATCCGTTCGACGACAACGGCATCAAGCTGTTCGGCCCCGACGGCTTCAAGCTCTCCGACGAGGTGGAGCGGGAGATCGAGGAGCTGATCGACGAGGACATAGCCAAGCGCCTCGCCAAGCCCGCCGAGATTGGCCGGGCCAAGCGGCTGGAAGGCGTGCACGCCCGCTATATCGAATATGCCAAGCGCACCCTGCCCCGCGACCAGACCTTCGACGGTATCCGCGTGGTGGTGGATTGCGCCAATGGCGCCGGCTACAAGGTCGCCCCGGAAGCCCTGTGGGAGCTGGGGGCGGACGTGGTCTCCATCGGCGTCGAGCCCGATGGCATGAACATCAACCGCGACGTGGGCTCCACCTCGCCCGCCGCCCTCTCCGCCAAGGTGCGGGAAGTGCGCGCCGACATCGGCATCGCCCTCGACGGCGACGCCGACCGGGTGATCATCGTGGACGAGAAGGGCCACGTGGTGGACGGCGACCAGCTGATGGCGGTGGTGGCCGAGAGCTTCAAGGAAGACGGCCGCCTCGCCCGCAGCGGTCTGGTGGCCACCGTCATGTCCAATCTGGGCCTGGAGCGGCATCTGGCGGGGGAGGGCATCTCGCTCGCCCGCACCGCCGTGGGCGACCGCTATGTGCTCGAGCGCATGCGCGCGGACGGCTACAATGTAGGCGGCGAGCAGTCCGGCCACATCATCCTGTCGGACTATTCCACCACCGGGGACGGCCTCGTGGCCGCGCTGCAGGTTCTCGCCGTGGTGGCGCGCCGGGGCAAGCCGGTGTCCGAGGTGTGCCATCGCTTCGATCCGCTGCCGCAGATCCTCAAGAACGTGCGCTATGCCAGCGGCCGGCCGCTGGAGGACGAGAAGGTGAAGATCGTGATCGCCGATGCGGAGCGCCGCCTCGCCAATCACGGCCGCCTGCTCATCCGCCCCTCGGGCACCGAGCCGGTGATCCGCGTGATGGGCGAAGGTGACGACCGCGACCTGGTGGAGAACGTGGTCGATGATGTCATCGACGTGCTCCAGAAGGTGGCCGCCTGA
- a CDS encoding Opacity protein and related surface antigens-like protein (KEGG: mes:Meso_3164 hypothetical protein), which translates to MVRFWSGWRCGLAGAAAAAFLSAGTVAQAADPEAADMLAKLGRPGDFSLAPPEVSDDAPSGWYMRADAGYVASTGSRVTSAGVPAAGELSGSGWSVGGGIGYRFLPVLRGEVSLDYLDLGTARNGIAHMSSNATVALASLYWDVITVAGFTPYLSAGAGFSINSLDVAPAAFGPAVNDWQFAWSAGAGVSYALSADLSLDVSYRYLDLGSPSSAGVFAVSDAIAHQVRFGVRYMLK; encoded by the coding sequence ATGGTGCGGTTTTGGAGTGGGTGGCGTTGTGGACTTGCCGGCGCGGCGGCGGCCGCCTTCCTGTCGGCCGGAACGGTGGCGCAGGCGGCTGATCCAGAGGCCGCCGACATGCTGGCCAAGCTCGGCCGCCCCGGCGATTTCTCCCTCGCCCCGCCCGAGGTTTCCGACGATGCCCCCTCCGGCTGGTACATGCGGGCGGATGCCGGCTATGTGGCCTCCACTGGTAGCCGCGTCACCAGTGCCGGTGTCCCTGCGGCGGGTGAGCTTTCCGGCTCGGGCTGGTCGGTGGGTGGTGGAATTGGATACCGCTTCCTGCCGGTGCTGCGCGGCGAGGTGAGCCTCGACTATCTCGATCTCGGCACGGCCCGGAACGGCATCGCCCATATGTCGTCCAACGCGACGGTGGCGCTGGCGAGCCTGTACTGGGACGTGATCACCGTCGCCGGCTTCACGCCCTATCTCAGCGCCGGCGCCGGCTTTTCCATCAATTCGCTCGATGTGGCCCCGGCGGCCTTTGGCCCGGCGGTGAACGACTGGCAGTTTGCGTGGTCGGCGGGGGCGGGGGTGTCTTACGCGCTCAGCGCCGACCTCAGCCTGGATGTGAGCTACCGCTACCTCGACCTCGGTTCGCCGTCGTCTGCGGGGGTGTTCGCGGTGAGCGATGCCATTGCCCACCAGGTGCGCTTCGGTGTGCGCTACATGCTGAAGTGA